CGTTCAAATAACTGGAAAGACAAATATAGCAGGAAAAACTGAGGATTTAAACCCATGGAAGCTTTTTACAACAACGTAATTTCAAAAAATTGTGAGATTTAAGCACAAAAAAATGTGGACAAATTTATCTTTTTCGATTCCCGGAAGTTCAACAGCTTCAGCAGCAGAAATTTTCCCTTCTGAAACTCAGGCACTTTGACAAAACTTAAAATCTGCTGCTCCCCGGATGCAGATAATTACTTCAGGAGCAGCAGTCTCCCCAAAATTTTCTATTTTCAGCCAAAATTTTTTCCATGCATATTCTCTTTCTTTTTCTCCTGGCCACTTCAGCATGTTTTGCCCAGAAAAATACTTACCGTATTTCCTTCGAAAATGCCGAACACCACGAAGCCAACATCCAGATTTCCTTTCCCAGTCTCGAACAGGATACTTTGACCGTGCGAATGAGCCGCACCTCTCCCGGCCGATACGCCCTGCACGAATTCGCAAAAAACGTCTACGGCCTAAAGGCGACAAATTCTAAAGGTGAAAAACTCGACATTACAAGACCCGATCCCCACTCATGGGCGATTACCGGCCACGACGGACAGGTAAATCTTGAATATATTCTCTTCGGAAACCGCGCCGATGGCACTTATACGCAAATTGACCAGACCCACGCCCACCTTAATATTCCCGCTACTTTTATGTATTCAGAATCCCTGAAGCAAAGGCCTGTGGAAGTCATTTTTGACACCCGGCATTTTCCCCACTGGAAGATCGCCACTCAGCTGAAGCAACTCGGCCAAAACACCTTTTACGCCCCCAATCTTTATTATTTCATGGACAGCCCTACTGAAATCAGCAACTTTGACAGCAGGGAGTTTGAAATAGACGGGCAGCTGATACGGTTCATCCTGCACCACCCCGGCACCGCCCAGGAATTTGATGAATACTGGGAGAAGACCAGAGAAATAGTGAGGCAGCAAAAAGCCATTTTTGGAGAGTTGCCACAATTTGACTTCGGAAAATACACATTCTTGGGTTGTTATATGCCGCAGGTTTCAGGAGACGGCATGGAGCACCGCAACAGCACCGTGCTCACCAGCGGCACGAGCCTTGCCGATGGCGGCATGAAAGGAAATATTGGCACCGTAGCCCACGAATTTTTCCACGCCTGGAATGTGGAAAGGATACGCCCTCAATCTCTTGAACCCTTTGATTTTACTGAAGCCAATATGAGCGGCCTCCTCTGGTTTGCCGAAGGCTTCACCAGCTATTACACCGGCCTTAGCCTTGCCCGTGCCGGGATCATTACTCCTCAAGCTTATGCCAAAGGCCTCAACGGCACTTTTAACTACGTGTGGAATTCTCCCGCCCGCCAGTATTTTAATCCGGTTGAGATGAGCTATCAGGCTCCATTCGTTGACGCGGCGACTTCCATAGATCCCGTAAATCGCGAGAACACCTTTATTTCCTATTATTCCTACGGAAGCATGCTTGGCCTGGCACTCGACTTACAGCTGCGTCAAAAAGGCCAAAATTTAGATGCTTTTATGGAACTGGTGTGGGAAAAATACGGCGAACCCGAAGTTCCCTATGACCTGCAGGATCTGGAAAATGCCCTTGCCGCATATGCAGGAAAGGATTTTGCTGAAAATTACTTCGGAAAGTACATCTACAGCAGCGAAATGCCAGATTATGAGCAACTGCTTGACCAAGTTGGCCTCCGGCTGAAAAAAGGTTCCGAAAATGCCTTTTTTGGAGCCTCAGTTCAAAAAGATGACGAAGGTTTTTACGTAAGCAGCAACCCAAAAAAGAACACCCCTGCTTACAAAGCCGGCCTTGATGAAGGCGACAGGATATTGACAGTAAACGGCACTACTTTAGAAGCTGAAAACTCCTGGGAAGATGAATTTGGGCAATACAAACCGGGAGAGCAGCTAAAACTGGAAATTGAACGCTTCGGAAAAAAGATGCACAAAACTGTCATTTTAGAAGCCGATCCTGCTTTTGCGATCAGTATAGACGAAGGTGCAAAGCCCGAGGCTGTAGCTGCGAGAAAAGAATGGTTGTCAGCAAAATAAATTTTTGAGCTGTTGGCCATTAGCTGTTAACCTTTGGCTTTGATTCTACAGATAAAATTAGGCTAAAGCCCTCTCCATCAAATTTCAAAAACCACGGGCTGAAGCCCGTGGCAATCCATCTTAAACTTTAATAATGAATTGCCTCCGGCTTCAGCCGGAGGATAAAAGAAGGATCTCTCTCCAGGGCTTTAGCCCAAAAATGCTTCAAAGCACCGGAGGAGCGAATATTTCTAGCTGGTTTTTATTTTTTTTACAAACAAAAAGCCCGTTGCATTCACAACAGGCTTTTTCAAATATATTTTTTTCAGCTTAATCGGCCAGGACAATTACTTTATTGTCTTTCATCTCAACCACCCCGCCTTCTACAGGAAGAACAAGGATCTTACTATCGGCTGAATCTCTTCTGAAGCTTTTGGCAAGGTCTTCAGAATTTACAGGATGAGAATGGGTAAATACTTTGATCTCCCCTTTGGAAAGCACCGAAACTATGGGAGCGTGGTTGTTCAACATCTGGAACTGCCCTTCAACTCCCGGTACGCTCACAGAATCAACTTCTGCGCTAAGCAAAACCGCTTCAGGAGTAACTATTTCTAAGTACATAATTATCTAAATTACAAATTTCAAATCCCAAATTCCAAGAGCTTGTTCTTTTGGAATTTGGAATTTGTGTATTGGGATTTCCCCGCTTATGCTTCAGCTAACATTTTCTCACCGGCTTCGATGGCTTCTTCAATGGTTCCTTTAAGGTTGAAGGCAGCTTCGGGCAGGTGGTCAAGTTCACCGTCCATGATCATGTTAAATCCTTTGATGGTGTCTTTTATGTCTACAAGCACTCCTTTAAGACCTGTAAACTGCTCGGCTACGTGGAACGGCTGAGAAAGGAAACGCTGTACCCTTCTGGCACGTGACACCGCCAGTTTATCTTCTTCAGAAAGTTCTTCCATACCAAGGATGGCGATAATATCCTGAAGTTCTTTATATCTCTGTAGTAATTCTTTTACTCTTTGTGCACAATTATAGTGATCGGCTCCAAGAATTTCAGCAGTAAGAATACGCGAAGTAGAGTCAAGAGGATCTACCGCAGGGTAAATACCAAGCTCTGCGATCTTACGGGAAAGTACCGTGGTTGCATCAAGGTGGGCAAAGGTTGTTGCCGGTGCAGGGTCTGTCAAGTCATCTGCAGGTACGTAAACCGCCTGTACAGAGGTAATAGATCCATTCTTGGTAGAAGTAATACGCTCCTGCATTGCACCCATTTCGGTTGCAAGTGTAGGCTGATATCCTACTGCCGATGGCATACGCCCAAGAAGTGCAGACACCTCTGAACCTGCCTGTGTAAAACGGAAAATATTATCTACGAAGAAAAGTACGTCTTTCCCTTGTCCTTCCCCGGCCCCATCACGGAAGTATTCAGCAATGGTAAGACCTGAAAGGGCAACACGTGCACGTGCTCCGGGAGGTTCGTTCATTTGCCCGAACACGAAAGTAGCTTTAGAATCTAAAAGTGCGTTCTTATCAACCTTCTGAAGATCCCATCCGCCTTCTTCCATGGAGTGCATGAAGTCTTCTCCATATCTGATAATCCCAGACTCAAGCATCTCTCTCAAAAGGTCATTTCCTTCACGGGTTCTTTCCCCTACTCCTGCGAATACCGAAAGACCACCGTGACCTTTTGCGATGTTGTTGATCAATTCCTGGATCAATACTGTTTTACCAACCCCTGCACCTCCAAAAAGGCCAATTTTACCTCCTTTTGCATAAGGCTCAATAAGGTCAATTACTTTGATCCCGGTGTAAAGCACCTCGGTAGAAACAGATAAGTCTTCAAATTTTGGCGCCTGACGGTGTATTGGCAGACCTTTTTCTTCTGCCTTGGGCAAATTCCCAAGACCGTCAATAGCATCACCAATCACGTTGAACAAACGACCAAAAACTTCCTTGCCAATAGGCATCTGGATAGGCGCTCCAGTTGCAAGCACCTCCACCCCACGGCTCAACCC
This Salinimicrobium tongyeongense DNA region includes the following protein-coding sequences:
- a CDS encoding M61 family metallopeptidase, with translation MHILFLFLLATSACFAQKNTYRISFENAEHHEANIQISFPSLEQDTLTVRMSRTSPGRYALHEFAKNVYGLKATNSKGEKLDITRPDPHSWAITGHDGQVNLEYILFGNRADGTYTQIDQTHAHLNIPATFMYSESLKQRPVEVIFDTRHFPHWKIATQLKQLGQNTFYAPNLYYFMDSPTEISNFDSREFEIDGQLIRFILHHPGTAQEFDEYWEKTREIVRQQKAIFGELPQFDFGKYTFLGCYMPQVSGDGMEHRNSTVLTSGTSLADGGMKGNIGTVAHEFFHAWNVERIRPQSLEPFDFTEANMSGLLWFAEGFTSYYTGLSLARAGIITPQAYAKGLNGTFNYVWNSPARQYFNPVEMSYQAPFVDAATSIDPVNRENTFISYYSYGSMLGLALDLQLRQKGQNLDAFMELVWEKYGEPEVPYDLQDLENALAAYAGKDFAENYFGKYIYSSEMPDYEQLLDQVGLRLKKGSENAFFGASVQKDDEGFYVSSNPKKNTPAYKAGLDEGDRILTVNGTTLEAENSWEDEFGQYKPGEQLKLEIERFGKKMHKTVILEADPAFAISIDEGAKPEAVAARKEWLSAK
- the atpD gene encoding F0F1 ATP synthase subunit beta produces the protein MSKVTGKVAQVIGPVVDVKFDTENAELPRIYDSLEITRKDGSVLVLEVQSHIGEDTVRTVSMDSTDGLSRGVEVLATGAPIQMPIGKEVFGRLFNVIGDAIDGLGNLPKAEEKGLPIHRQAPKFEDLSVSTEVLYTGIKVIDLIEPYAKGGKIGLFGGAGVGKTVLIQELINNIAKGHGGLSVFAGVGERTREGNDLLREMLESGIIRYGEDFMHSMEEGGWDLQKVDKNALLDSKATFVFGQMNEPPGARARVALSGLTIAEYFRDGAGEGQGKDVLFFVDNIFRFTQAGSEVSALLGRMPSAVGYQPTLATEMGAMQERITSTKNGSITSVQAVYVPADDLTDPAPATTFAHLDATTVLSRKIAELGIYPAVDPLDSTSRILTAEILGADHYNCAQRVKELLQRYKELQDIIAILGMEELSEEDKLAVSRARRVQRFLSQPFHVAEQFTGLKGVLVDIKDTIKGFNMIMDGELDHLPEAAFNLKGTIEEAIEAGEKMLAEA
- a CDS encoding FoF1 ATP synthase subunit delta/epsilon, giving the protein MYLEIVTPEAVLLSAEVDSVSVPGVEGQFQMLNNHAPIVSVLSKGEIKVFTHSHPVNSEDLAKSFRRDSADSKILVLPVEGGVVEMKDNKVIVLAD